A single window of Armatimonadota bacterium DNA harbors:
- a CDS encoding L,D-transpeptidase family protein, which translates to MGGLLLTVLLLAFLPGCRSQRSVDDVLAKYGAKSDAKFKPLTGLENYPPERLTLIAMKDERKLEVWMETPKGPKFLTEYPITAASGGPGPKRKEGDKQVPEGLYRLTDLNPNSRYHLSVRIDYPNRDDIARSTIPVSEMGGDIFLHGRAVSIGCIAIGDSAIEELFCLIARAKQREIWIAPYDFRKKQPPANDELYQRLAKRMTDYRR; encoded by the coding sequence ATGGGGGGACTTCTGCTCACGGTTCTGTTGCTGGCGTTTTTGCCGGGTTGCCGGTCGCAAAGATCGGTGGACGACGTGCTGGCGAAGTACGGCGCCAAGTCCGACGCCAAGTTCAAGCCGTTAACGGGACTAGAAAACTACCCGCCGGAGCGACTCACGCTCATTGCGATGAAGGATGAGCGCAAGTTGGAAGTCTGGATGGAAACGCCTAAAGGCCCGAAGTTCTTGACCGAGTACCCGATTACGGCGGCTAGCGGCGGCCCCGGCCCCAAGCGTAAGGAAGGCGACAAGCAAGTGCCGGAGGGTCTTTACCGCCTGACCGACTTGAACCCCAACAGCCGATACCACCTGTCCGTTCGGATCGATTATCCCAACAGGGACGACATTGCGCGATCCACAATCCCCGTCAGCGAAATGGGCGGCGACATCTTCTTGCACGGTCGGGCGGTTTCGATCGGATGCATCGCCATTGGCGATTCCGCGATCGAAGAACTTTTCTGCCTCATAGCCCGGGCAAAGCAGCGCGAGATATGGATCGCTCCCTACGACTTTAGAAAGAAGCAGCCGCCAGCAAACGACGAACTTTATCAGCGACTGGCCAAGCGCATGACGGACTATCGCCGCTAA
- a CDS encoding DUF1929 domain-containing protein: MKRLTFLLLGLAASCALAQNEAQLGRWDFLYAGLEGARPVRWRAFAIGQPPYSWPEPDERSLYNPGGHDIKGYYGINAVLLPFEWDVQPGERQPRGVLMCWGYGWDSNSLNYGSYLLWHPTFHTGRRSYGFWGYIPDPDPGAPIEDRLFNSNIYGSSQIALPDGRLLFPGGAFRAPSGGRDGLKGAQTWNVAEWNVAPDRGRMGPFEMAEQRRYAGALMLPNGKALIVGGTHDNYSPLTCDTDPNPFTRTYEIFDPATNSLQVFPLNVLPCDANNPTRYHFLDQRQHLGSAYPRVNVVSYIQNGQIQSRVAYGGPHFPVYLLDPDRPELGWQRHANLPDPSFQIARLFGNAVLLPRMEPGALNPQTPADQVLSRVIQIGGANGCDPYQGVKFATIHDLSTGVPTWHNAPPLSPGRKGLMSVILPTGQIMVLGGVKKDFDRRDCIPNWQASDLSLDAYLLSPDANGDWRTGQWRALAPMPSVDNDLSGEEGHGIPDGARFVHSSAVLLPDGRVWTGGGHMPGPIGGPAYVVNQYPTIYSPPYLFKSDGSPRSDEDRPTWKGAAEFDGVGYDKKIIAQIRVPEKLGELVSVALMSVSGGSHSSEFGQRLVRCGFSRQGDQVVIRTPYSPHIAPPGWYMMYLIVRAADGSFVPSTAAWVRLN, from the coding sequence GACTTCCTTTACGCTGGCCTGGAAGGCGCTCGCCCCGTGCGCTGGCGCGCCTTCGCAATCGGCCAACCGCCTTACAGCTGGCCAGAGCCGGACGAACGCAGCCTCTACAATCCGGGCGGACACGACATCAAAGGCTACTACGGCATCAACGCCGTGCTTCTCCCATTTGAATGGGACGTACAGCCGGGCGAACGTCAACCTCGCGGCGTCCTCATGTGCTGGGGCTACGGCTGGGATTCCAACAGCCTCAATTACGGAAGCTACCTTCTGTGGCATCCGACGTTCCATACCGGCCGCCGATCATACGGCTTCTGGGGCTACATTCCCGATCCCGATCCGGGCGCGCCGATCGAAGATCGTCTCTTCAATTCCAATATCTATGGATCGTCCCAAATCGCTCTGCCCGATGGTCGCCTTCTCTTTCCCGGCGGCGCGTTTAGGGCGCCCAGCGGCGGACGAGACGGCCTGAAAGGGGCGCAAACGTGGAATGTTGCCGAATGGAACGTCGCTCCCGATAGAGGCCGAATGGGACCGTTCGAAATGGCCGAACAGCGCCGATACGCCGGAGCCTTGATGCTTCCGAACGGCAAGGCGCTGATAGTGGGCGGCACGCACGACAACTACAGCCCCCTCACCTGCGACACCGATCCCAACCCGTTCACCCGTACCTACGAGATCTTCGATCCGGCTACCAACTCGCTCCAGGTTTTTCCGCTGAACGTGCTGCCGTGCGATGCGAACAACCCGACCCGCTACCACTTTTTGGACCAGCGCCAGCATCTGGGCTCGGCTTATCCAAGGGTGAACGTGGTCTCATACATCCAGAACGGTCAAATCCAGAGCCGGGTCGCCTATGGCGGGCCGCACTTTCCGGTTTACCTGCTTGATCCCGACCGGCCCGAGCTGGGCTGGCAGCGGCATGCCAACCTGCCCGACCCCTCCTTCCAAATCGCGCGGTTGTTCGGCAATGCCGTGCTGCTGCCGCGCATGGAACCTGGTGCCCTGAACCCTCAAACGCCCGCCGACCAAGTCCTGTCCAGGGTGATCCAAATCGGCGGCGCGAACGGTTGCGATCCCTACCAAGGCGTCAAGTTTGCCACGATCCACGATTTATCGACCGGCGTGCCAACATGGCACAACGCTCCGCCCCTCTCTCCTGGGCGCAAGGGGCTGATGAGCGTTATTCTGCCCACGGGTCAGATAATGGTCTTGGGCGGAGTGAAGAAGGACTTCGATCGCCGAGACTGCATCCCCAACTGGCAGGCAAGCGATCTCTCGCTCGATGCCTATTTGCTGTCTCCCGATGCCAACGGCGATTGGCGGACCGGCCAATGGCGCGCGCTCGCTCCAATGCCGAGCGTTGATAACGATCTGTCCGGCGAAGAGGGACACGGAATCCCCGACGGCGCCCGATTCGTGCACTCAAGCGCCGTTCTGTTGCCCGATGGGCGCGTCTGGACGGGCGGCGGCCACATGCCCGGGCCCATCGGCGGGCCGGCCTATGTCGTCAACCAATACCCGACCATCTATAGCCCGCCCTACTTGTTCAAATCGGACGGATCGCCCCGATCCGATGAAGACCGTCCTACCTGGAAAGGCGCTGCGGAGTTTGACGGCGTCGGTTACGACAAAAAGATCATCGCCCAAATCCGCGTGCCAGAAAAGTTGGGCGAGTTGGTCTCGGTCGCGCTCATGTCGGTTTCTGGCGGCTCGCACTCTAGCGAGTTTGGTCAACGTTTGGTGCGGTGCGGCTTCAGCCGTCAAGGCGATCAGGTCGTGATTCGCACTCCCTATTCGCCCCATATCGCCCCGCCGGGGTGGTATATGATGTATTTGATCGTTCGTGCGGCGGACGGCTCGTTCGTGCCCAGCACAGCGGCTTGGGTTCGGCTGAATTAG